DNA from Thermococcus sp. CX2:
AAACTTTATCCGCTCCGCTTTTGATTATCTCTCTTATCTCTTCGACGCTCTTTATCCCCCCTCCGACGGTGAAGGGGACGTATATTTCCTCCGCTATCCGCTTAACGAGGTCGAGCAGGATTTTCCTCTTCTCAAACGATGCCGTGATGTCGAGGAAGACTATCTCATCTATCCCTTCTTCCTCGTATCTCCTGGCGAGCTCTATTGGGTCGCCAGCGTCTCTGATGTTCTGGAACTTTATCCCCTTGACGACTCTCCCCTCTTTTATGTCAAGAGCAGCGATAATCCTTTTGGCTAACATTTCAGAACCTCCAGAAGCTCTTTCAGGCTAACCTCACTCTCGTAGAGGGCTTTTCCGACTATGGCTCCAGAGAAGCCGACCTCCCTCAGCTTGAGCACATCATCCACGCTCGAAACTCCCCCGGCGTAGATGAACTCCTCATCCTTCCAAAACCGCTCTATGCTTTCTATCCCCGTCAGCGTGCCGTCTCTCTCGATTGCGGTGTAGATGAACCTGTCCACGTACTCCCTGAGCATCTCGTAGGCTTCCCCGACCTTAAGCGAGCTCTCCTCGAGCCATCCCTTAACCGCTATCTTCCCACCCCTCGCATCGAGGCTGACTGTTATTCCGTTGAAGTCGCCGGTTATCCTCTCCAGGAACTCGAGGTCGAAGGCCTTCGTGCCGATTATGACGTTCTCGGCGCCGATTTCGTATGCTTTTGCTATGCTCTCATAGGAGCGGAAGCCCCCTCCGACCTGGACTTTAAGCCCTGTTTCCTCTATTATCTTCTTCACAACGTCAAGGTTCTGTGGCTTCCCTGTGAAAGCCCCGTCTAAGTCCACGACGTGGATTTTATCAACGAGCTCCGCAAATCTGCTTGCTATCTCCACAGGATCACCGTAGACCTTCACTTTCTCCTTCTGCCCCTTGTAGAGGCGCACGGCTTTTCCGCCCATGAGGTCAATGGCTGGATAAATTCTCATCTCACAACCTCCTGAAGTTTGCTAAAAGTCTCAACCCGTTTCTGCTCGACTTTTCAGGGTGGAACTGCACCGCGAAGACGTTGTCCCTGCAGACTGCCGAGGTAAAGACGACCTCGTTCCCCTTGGACTTGTAATCGGTAACTCCGGCGATTATGCCCTCATCTGCCGGCTGGGCGTAGTAGGAGTGGACAAAGTAGAAGTAAGCTCCGTCCTTTATGCCCTCAAAGAGCTTGCATTCTTTTTTCTGCCACACCTGGTTCCAGCCTATGTGCGGCGTTCTGACTCCTCTAAACCTCACAACGTTACCCTCGAAGACACCTAAGCCTTTACCCCTGCTTTCTTCACTCCACTCAAACAGCAATTGAAGTCCAAGGCATATCCCAAGGAACGGCTTCCCGTCGTTTATAGCATCCAAGATAACTCCCCTCAAAGGCTCAAGCTTCTCCATCACAGCTCCAAAGTTTCCAACCCCGGGCAGGACTATTTTCTCAGCTTTTTCTATTTCATAGGGGTCGCTCGTAATTACTCCTCCGAGGGCTTTCCTCACGTTGGCCAAGTTACCTATGCCGAGATCAACTATTGCAATCACCACAGCACCCCCTTTGTGCTCTCCAAACGCTCACTCTCTCTCAAAGCCTGTCTTAAAGCAATGCCGAGTCCCTTAAAGGTCGCTTCGATTATGTGGTGGGCATTTATTCCAGCCAGCTGCTTCACGTGGATTGTTGCATTCAGCGTCCTCGCCAGCGCCCAGAGGAACTCCCTGACGAGCGTAACCTCAAAGCCCTCTTCGCTCTCCTTCACGTCAAGCTCAAGGTTGAGGTAGGGCCTTGAGATGTCCACGGCTACCAGAACCAATGCATCGTCCATAGGCATTACGGCATTTCCGAAGCGCGCTATCTTTTTGCCCCTAATTTTCTCCCTAAGCTCCTCTCCGAGGACTATACCCAGGTCTTCCCATAGGTGGTGCCTCAAATCGTAGCTCGCCCTGATGCTGACATTCTGCTCCATGTAAAAGAATAAAGCGGTGAGGAGGTGGTCGAACACTCTGTCTCCCGTCTCTATGCCCCCCTCAACGCCAATCTCCACGGTTATGTCGGTCTCTTTCGTTTTGCGCCTCATCTTCTAACCTCCATGCTCCTTTTGTGTATCTCAAGTCCTTCAATTTCAGCCAGGCGAATTCCTAGATATCTCTCCGCCAAGAACTCCTCTCTGCTGACGTAGGCTAAGCTAATCCTCTTCATGAAGTCCATAACTGTTAAAACTCCGCTGAACTTCGCTGCTCCTCCTGTCGGAAGGACGTGGTTGACGCCGAGGAAGTAGTCAGCCGCTGGCACGGGCGTGTACTCTCCGAGGTATATCGCTCCCGCGTTGTCTATGAGGTCAACCAGTCCCATCGGGTTCTCGGTGATTATCTCCAAGTGCTCGGGAGCTATCTCGTTAGCCTTTTCGGCGCATTCCTCAAGGCTCTCACAGAGAACGACCTCGATTCCGTCCCTGCTGCAGTACTCTGCCAGCTCTCTTGAAGTCGTCAGGAGCCAGGCCTTGCTGTCCTTTCCGTGCTCAAGCTGGGAGAGTAAGTCGTAGAGGACGTATTCTTTGTTCGCGCTCTCATCGGCTATAACTGCTATCTCCGACGGTCCAGCCAAGCTGTCAATTCCCACAACACCGAAAACCTGCCTCTTTGCCTCGTTCACGAACTTGTTGCCCGGACCAAAGATTTTGTCCACTTTCTTCATTCCAATGCCGTAAGCCATTGCTCCAATCGCCTGAATCCCGCCGAGCTTGTAGACCTCTTTAATGCCGAGGAGCTTTGCCACGTAGAGGACGTAGGGGTTGATTTTGCCGTCCTTCGGGGGCGTTGTCACCGCTATCTCCTTAACGCCCGCTATCTTTGCCGGAACCCCGACCATCATGAGCGTCGAGGGCAGAGGCTTTCCTCCCGGAACGTAGATTCCTATCCTCCTAATTGGCTTGTAGATTATGCCGTAAAGCGAGGCGTTCTTCATGTAGAGCTTATCGTTCTCAAGCTGCTTCTCGTGGTAAAAGCGGATTCTCTCTATTGTACGCTTGATGATCTCCTTGTCTTTTTCTGGAATCAGCCTCTCAGCTTCTTCGAACTCCTCCTCGCTTACCAGAAATTCGCCCTCGTAGCCGTCGAACTTCCTTGAGTATTCCTTCACCGCTTCGATGCCCCTCTCCCTTATATCCCTCAAAATTCCAGCCACGTAGCTTTCCAGCTCAAAATCCATCTCTAACAACCTCCTTAAGTTTTAAAACGAGCTCGTTAATTTCCTCAAACTTCGTCTTCTGGGAGATTCTGTTCACCAAAAGCAAAGCCGAAACGTCCATAATCTTCTCTACCTCAACTAAGCCGTTAGCCCTTAACGTGTTTCCAGTCTCGACTATGTCGACGATGGCATCTGCAATCCCGATCTTTGGAGCGAGCTCAATGCTCCCGTGAAGCTTTATCACTTCAACTTCAACTCCATTCTTCTCGAAAAACTTCCTCGCGAGGTTTGGATATTTGGTGGCTATCCTGAACCCGTCCATCTCTTCAACGCTGACTGCATTTTCTTTGGGCATCGCCAGGCTCAAGCGGCACTTCCCAAAAGGCAGCTCAAGAGGAACGAGGACGTCGCTCCCCCTCTCCTCCACGACATCGCTTCCGGCTATGCCGACATCTATGCCGTGCTCTACATACACGGGCACATCAAAAGCCCTCGCAAGGAGAAGCTCATACCTGCCGTTTCTCACTATCAGTTCCCGGGTCTCTGGTGGTTTAAGCTCAACGCCTGCTTTTCTGAGGATTTCAAGCGAACCCTTGAACAATCTTCCTTTGGGCAGGACGAACCTCATTCTTCCACCTCCACCGGAATGCCGAGCTTAACAAGCTCCTTTGCAAGCTTGTACGCTTCCTTCAGCTCCCCTCTGATTCTCTTTCTGCTCTTCTCTATTTTGCCGTCAAAGAGTTTTGAGAGTGCATTTAAGTCAAAGGCGAATCCAAAGGCTTTTGTACCTTTGAAGACATACTCGCCTCCGCCGCCCAAGGGCTTGCCAATCTTTGGAGAATAGACCTCAAAGATTACATCGCTGTAGTAGGGCAGGGGTCTTATCGTGCCGAAATCTATGAAGACCCTCCTGTCGTCAAGGGCCTCGATAATTTTGTTGAGCTTTTCATATCCGCAGCTCTTTCCTCTGAAGTTGAACAGCTGCCAGAGCTCCTCCTTTTTTTCTTCACTTATAGGCAGTCTCTCGATAATTTCGAAGTTTCTCCTCGTCAGGGCTCTGAAGATCTCTGCCCTAAATTCTTCAACTCCTTCAACGGCACTTTCCCAGACTTTTAGGCTGCCGACGTCGATGTAAAAGTCCTCAATGCCGAGCGCCTCAAGGGAAGTTATAACAGTTAAAAGAACCTCGACCTGCATTTTGATGTCTTCTCCGCCGATGAACTCCACTCCAGCCTGCCATTTCCCTCTAATCCCGCCGTTCAACACTTCGCTGATATAGTAGAGCTTAAGTTTCCTAGGCTCTTTGAGGTTTGCAAGTATCTGAGATGTCAGGTCTGGCTTTATTACATAAAATCCGTTGTTGTACGCAAATTTTGTTCCTTTTCTCAGCTCCTCGCTGAACTCTTCTATCGTCGGCAAAAATATCTCTCTGTAACCCCAAAGCTCAAATGTCCGCCTTAAATATTTTGTAATATCCGCTAGCCTCTCTGATTCGGAAAACAAATCCTTCTTCACAATAACCCCTCCAAGAGCTTTTGGATGAAAATATCCCCTGCTAAATAGCGCCTAACCAAGCTAAATGCTCTAGAACAGTCAATGATGATGGCAGTAGCTCACCAGAAAAGCGGATATGTTACAGTAGCTCAACTTGGTGGATATAATTTTCGAGTTTTTGGGCACTTTTCTGTCTTTCATGTTGATCCCCCCAGTCTGAGATTGGGGAGTGTTTGTTACAGTATTTAAGCTTATCCAATGATTTTCTGTCAAGATGTCTGCAATGCGTGAGAATCTTGTCATAATATCTAAAAACTGCGCGAAGAACTTGACAGATATACCCAAAAATGACCGCCTATGAGTCTTCCGAAAATGTTAATAGACTTGAAAGCGAGGTAGATATGGTGATTTTGCATGGAGATAACCGACAAAGAGGTTTTTGAGATTGCCATAAGCTCTGAGATTAGGGCCAAGGAAGCCTACGAAAAACTCGCTTCTGTAATTAAAAGCGACATTATAAGAGACGAAATTCTCTTCCTGGCGAAGGAGGAAGACAAACACCGCGAGATAATCGAGAAAATGGCCGAGAAGTTCGAGGGCGAGAGGACTGAGCCGAAGAAGATAGAGATCGATGTTATGGCCGAGTTCAAGGTCATAGCCGAGAAGATGGCCGAAGTCATCAAGAAGCCCGATGCCAACATCGATGAGATTTACGAGATAGCTATGCAGGCTGAACTCGTCAGCGAGAAGCTCTACAAGGAGCTCGCAGGCTACGCTGCCACCGAGAAGACCAGGCTCATCCTCGAGATGCTCGCAGATATGGAGAGGAACCACTACAACATCCTCAGGAAGCAGTACGACTACATAATGCGCTATCCTGAGCTCTACAAGGAGGAGTTCTACGACCAGCTCATGAAGGACATCAACTTCAACTTCTGAGCCCCGTTCACGTCACTCCATATAGCATAAGCCCAGGATACTGTAGATACTATACTTTACCTAAATTCTTAGCTTTTTTGATCTTATTAAAAATGCTCCACCCAGCATGGGCATGCAAAGCAAAGGTAGACAAGGCCGAAATTTTATTAACGAATTATCCTTTTTATGTAACACTATGTGCCAAATATATGGGCATATTTTTAGCAATGTCCTGCAATTTGGGCACAAACTGTGTATAACTGTGATACTGGGGAAAAAGTTTATATATGTAGAAAAACTGATTATTTTAGGTGAACCTAATGAAGAGAACTTTGTTGGGTTTGATTTTTGTTTTTGTGGTTTTTCTGAGCGGATGCATAGGCGGTGAGAGTACTTCAACAACATCTTCCTCAGTTTCTACGGCGACAACTCTAAGTGAGTGGAAAGCAGACGGCGTTATCGGGGAAAACGAATACTCCCATAAGCTCTCACTTGCCGATGGCAAGTTTGTTGTACACTGGAGGAACGATGGGGAGTACCTCTACGTGGCCCTCAAGGGGCAGACGACGGGTTGGGTGGCAATAGGGTTTGAGCCGAGCGTTGCAATGAAGGATGCCGACATGATCTTCGGCTGGGTGCAGGATGGTCAGATCGTGGTCATAGACGCGTACTCGACGGGGACCTATGGGCCTCACCCTCCTGATGGGGAGCTGGGCGGAACGAACGATATTCTGGCCTTCGCTGGAAAAGAGGAGAACGGCTACACCGTTATAGAGTTCAAGAGAAAGCTTGATACGGGCGATCAGTATGACAATGCCTTCAAGCCGGGGCAGAAGATAAACTTTATTTTTGCGATGGCGGACAGCGACAGCTTTACCCAAAAGCACAACATAGCCAGGGGAAATGGTGAACTCACGCTGGATGAGATCTGATAATGACTATACCTCCAAGATGGTGATTCCAATGGAGCCATTCCAGATACATGCCATAATCCAGATTTCAGCACTGCTGAGCGCTCTCATTGGAATACGCTACGCAAAAAGCCACAACCTAAAGATGCACCATACCTTCATCTACACTACCGTTATCCTGCTAACCATCGGCATCGGCTACATGCTCTACACAACCAGAGCCCTCTCTCCACACGGAGCGCTCGGACTCTTCGTTTACCTCTACCTCCTCCTCACGGCCTTAAGCGGCAGGGCTTTTTTGGCAAGAAAAATTACAAGGAATCGGCACAAGCGTTTGGCCATGATTGCGGTGCTTCTATTAACCCTCCAAATCCTACTGGCAGTTTACAGCTTCCTTCTCTGACCTTTATATTTCAGCACCACGAACTCCTTGTAGTCCATCACCTTTTCGAAGCCCTTCCTGAGGTAGTAGGAGTAAGCTTCTAGGTTGGGGAAGGTTATCACATAGGCGTCTTTTCCAAGCTCTCCTAGGCGGTTTATTGCAAATTCCAGCAGCCTTGAACCGTAGCCCTTACCTTTGTAGGTAGGATCAACCATGAAGAACTCTATGAGGCCCGTTCTCTCGCTCTTAATCTCCTCTGGTACCCACCAGACGTCTTTGCCCTCCAGGTTGTAGACGAGGGCGACCGTTCCAATTACTCTCCCATCTTTCCTTCCGACGTAGAGCTCGTCGAACTCTTCTCCCAGCCGAAACTCGAGGAATGGCTCGTAGACTTTTTTGAAGCCCTCGAAATCGTCAATACTCGGCTTGTTTTCGACCCATTCAAGGGCTGGATAGGCCCCTCCGGTAGACTGATACACACTGAAAACAAAGCTCATCAGTTCGTCTTTAATTGATAGGGGATTTTCTACTCTGACAATCTCCATTTTTATCCCCAAAAGAGTTAATAGCTCTGGGCTCTAAATATTTATTGGTGGTAGCATGGACGAGCTTGAGGCACTTGCTCTTGCCCTTGAAGTTGAGAAGGTCGAGCTGGAGTTCTACCTTGAAATGGCGAGAAATGCAAAAGAGGAGCGAGCAAGGAAGATGTTCCTGTTTCTGGCTGGAGAAGAAGCCGGACACTGGGATATATTTGAAGAAAAATTCGCTGAAAAGCTCGTAGAAAAATGCAAGCTTCCGGCGGTTGATAAAGATACTTTAGAAAAGCTGACGCCGAAGTATGAAGGCGAGCTCAGTGAGGTCAAAGCCGTTGAGATTGGTATGGAGCAGGAAAAGCTCACATGGGAGTTTTACGAGAAGGCCGCTGAGGAAGCCAAGGACGAGAACGTGAGGAGGATCTTCCGTGAGCTGGCTAAGGTTGAGAAAGCTCATTACGAGCTTTTAAAGGCCCAGTATGATGCCGTCATGAAGACCGGGATATGGATGGATTATCAGGACTTCAGCCTAGAGGTGGATTAGTCGAGAAGAACATTAACAGCTTTGTACTTCTTCCTGTCTTGGGCAAGATCAACTGATATGTTGAACATGAAGCATGGTTCGAGAAGCTTTTAATCGGAAATAAAGCGGGCATTTCAGAAAGGAAACCCGGAGAAGGCCCATACGTTTCGGAGTTTTTGAAATGAGGTTTTAGAAAACGTTATCAAGATATAGATCAAAACATAGTTTGGTGATGTGAATGTTGGGAATGAACCCGATTTCCATAAACAAAGAGAAACTGTCCAAAAGGGAAATCGCCCAGGCCCTTCGATGGGCCATAATGGCCGAGCTCGATGCCATCAACTTCTACGAGCAGTTCGCGGAGCTTATTGATGACGAGGCTGTAAAGCACACCTTCTTGGATGTGGCCAACGAGGAGAAGGAGCACGTGGGTGAGTTTTTAGCTCTACTCCTCAAGCTCGACCCTGAGCTGGGCAAGTATATGAAGAGGGGCTTTGAGGAAGTCGAGGAGGAGACTGGCATAAAGGTCGAGCTCTGACCTTTCCTTTTATTGCCCCTGTCAGGGCGCTAGCTGTCTGGTGTGGGTAGGTGTACACGGAACGTTAAACTCAAGGCCCGACGTTCATCATCTGGGAATACATTGTCCAGTCTAGGAGGAGTTCGTATTCGGCTTTGAGCGTGTAGTAGTGGCCTCTTTCCATGTTGGAGAGATAGCGCATCAGCCTTTTCTTCTCTTCAGTGTCCACCATGTCCTCAAGCCTGCCGTAGAACTCCGCGGCTATCTCCTCGGCCTTCATGGCCCAGCGTACAAGATCTATGATGTCCTCGACCTTATGAAGCTCCCGGGCAACGGGCTTAAGCTCAGGACCTATGTGTTCCTTCGGGAAGACCACCTCTTCGCCCGGGAACATGTTGGCGTAGAGTTCTCTCAAAAACTTCTCGTGTTTCTCCTCCTCTCTCGCGAGCCACTTCACCTTCTCCTCAAGAGCCTCCATATCCATGTTTTCTGCCAGGCTCTTGTAGAACTTCTTCGCTCCAATCTCGGCCTTGATGGCCATTCCGAGGAGCTCCTGAAGCGAGAACTCCCCGGCCTTTTCGAGGGGAAGCCCCTCATCAAGTTCAGGTGGAACCACAAATCATCCCTCCGCAAGCAACAGTCCAAGTTCGTTATAGACCTTTATTTTATTAAAGCCTTCCTCCTTGAGAATTTGAAGGATCTCGTTCAGAATCTTGTTCTGTACGTTTATCGCCAGCATCTGGCAGGCGTGACATTCTGGAGTGGAGCGGGCCATGAGGAGGAAAACGTCAACCCTATCTCCTTCAACCGTCAGGCCGTAGACCAGTCCCTCATCCACGATGTTAACGTCAGTTTCCGGATCCTTAACTTTCTTCAGAATCTCGACTACCCTTTGAACCTCTGGAGGCAGATCCTTACGCGGTCCTGATTTTGGTCTTTTCCCCGACCTCAGGAGATCAAAGAGCCCCATAGCTCAGACCTTCTCCGAGCTCAAATCTTCGATCGTATAGCCTTTCTTGTTCTCAAAAACTCCGACAGGGTTGTTCCTGAGGTCGTAGACATAGACGTTGTCGAACTTGACGAGGGCAAAGCGCTCGATGATGTCACCGATTATCTTGGAGTATGCTATCGCCGACTGGCCGGTTATGTTGTACTCGGCGTGGCTCTCGAAGTTGAGCCAGATTTTCAGGGTGTCCTCCCCGACCTCTAGGCCGGCTATGACACCTGAATCGAGGATGTCTCCCCCCGTGATCGGGTCAGTTATCTTCCTCAGCTCGTCGAGAACGGCCTTATAGTGCTCCGGCCACTCTCGATTGGGCATGTAAACCTTCATCTTCTCCACCGGTCATGAAATCAGTATGTCAGGTTAAAAGCCTTCCTGGTCAGGTCTGTCCAGTATTCCAACGGTCGGTATTACTGATGTCGCTCCTCTCGAGGTTTCTGAAGGTGAGCCACGTGAGGGCAATTCCAAGAAGAGTAATCGCCCCGCCGATTCTCATCACTAGCTGATCTAACATCTTCCCAACGCCTTACGTGTTTTTACTTTTACACTTTCTCAGTGGAAGTAGATAAAGCTTTCGAGAAGAGCTACAATGGAAAAAAGAGAAAGGATGGGGGCTGGGGCCTGAGCTTTCACTCAAGCGCGACCTCGTTTTCCCAGAGGCCGTGGATGTTGCAGTAGCTCAGGGCGTAGAGTTTGCCCTTCTTCTGGGTCCTGAGGAAGAAGATAGCCTTCGGCTCGGTGAGCGGGTCGCTGTGGTTGGTGAAGGCAACCCTGCCGACGAGAATCGGGAAGTTGCCATCCTCGGGGTGGAAGTAAAGCTCGATCCAGGCGATGTGGTGCTCGGGAGTGTTCGGGTGCGGGATTTCTTTGCCGACGCTGACCTCAACCTTGATGAGGTCGCCGTCCTTCTCGTACTCTATAACGGGCACGTGCTTTTCTCCCTTCCAGTCTCCACTCTTTATGGTTCCGCTCAGCATCTCTACCACCTCACTCTATCTTTTCAAACATGTCCTTGGGGGCGCCGCAGAGCGGGCAGACCCAGTCTTCGGGAAGGTCTTCAAACTTGGTTCCCGGCTCGATTCCGGTGTCCAGGTCGCCTTCATCCTCATCGTAGATGTATCCACAAACTATGCATTTCCACTTTGCCATTCCTATTACCTCACTCTAATGTTATTAGTCGGGCCTTATAAGGTTTGCGTTTCAAACTTGTTCATTAAGAAAAACAAAGAAATCACTCGAAGATCACAAACTTATCCCCAGGAACACCGCACACCGGGCACTTCTCGGGGATTTCATCGACGACGGTGTAGCCGCAAACGGGACAGATGTAAACCTTCTTTATCTCTATGTCCTCGCCTTTTTCGACCTTCTCTTTTGCCTTCGCGTAGAACTCAGCATGTATCTTCTCTGCCTCGAGGGCGTAGTGGGTTGTTCTGACGGCATCCTTCTCGCCCTGGAACTCGGCCGCGTTCTTGAAGACAGGGTACATCTCCTCGACCTCGTGGGTCTCCCCGTTTATGGCCTCCTGCAGGTTCTCGGGAGTCTTGCCCAGCTTCCCGAGGGCTATGAAGTGGTTCTTGGCATGGACAAACTCGGCATAGGCTATCGCTCTGAAGATCTTGGCTATGTTAGGATAGCCCTCCTTCTCCGCCTGCTCGGCGAAGATAAGGTACTTCATGTGGGCCATGCTTTCGCCAGCGAAGGCCTCCTCCAGAAACTTCCTAGTCATTTTCCTTTCCACAACCATACTATCACCAACAGGAGTTCTGCATTAATAGTTGGGCGGTGAGGTATATAACGATTTTCCAAACCCTGAGTTTGTACACTTTATCATTTCAGTCAATAGGCAGCCCTTCTTTGATTGCTTTTTCAACCTCCATGGCTCTCCTTACGTCTCCGAGCACAACTGCCCCAATGGGCTTTTCATCTTTGTAGAAAACTTTCGTTTTTTCATCAAGCCACCTGCCTTCTCCCCTTGTTCTTCCAATCAATGCAACGTTTAAGTCGGCGAACTTAAAGAGCGCCGAGCAGAAGGAGAAGTCGTGGCTGTTATCCTGCCCCCTGAGCAGGTTTGTGAGGATCTTTGCATGCTCCACGGCGGCTTTGGCAGTCCCGCATATCGTCCCGCTGTACTCGGCGCAGTCGCCTATTGCATAGACGTCCTTCGCGGAGGTTCTGAACCCTGCATCTATGAATATTCCACGCCCGGCGTGGATTCCGCTCCTCAAAGCCAGCTCTTTGTTGGGAACTACCCCGAAGGCGCAGACCTTAAGCCTCCCAGAGATGTATCCCCTATCGGTCTCCACACCGTTCTCATCGGCCTTCAGGAGGTTGGCCTCGAGGTGGAACTCAACTCCGACCTCCTCCAGCTTTTCCTGGAGCTTTTCGCTTAGCTCCTCGTCCAGCCTGAGGAAATTCTTGCTCCTATGAATGAGCTTGACAGAATAGCCAGCCTTGGCAACATTCCCGGCCAGCTCAAGCCCTATAAAGCCGCCGCCGATGACTGTGATTTCTCCCTCTTCCTCAAGCCTTTCCCTTATCATCTTGGCGTCGTCAAAGGTTCTTAGGGTCAGGACGTGCTCCCTCCCGGGTACGGAAGGCTCTCTTGCCCTCGCGCCAGTCGCAAGAACGAGGACGTCATAGGGAATCTCCCCTCTGCTCGTTACGAGAACCTTCCTCGCTCTGTCTATGACCTTGGCTTCAACGCCTAATCTGAGGTCTATTCCATTCCGCTCGTACCATTCGGCTGAATACGGAAAAAGGGCCTTTTCATCCACGAATCCTGCTATGTAGTGGCTCAGCATCGGCTTTGAGTAGTAAGGGAGCTCTTCTTTGTCCACTATTGTTACTTCAAAGTCCCCCGAGAGTCTCTTGGCAAGCTCAACTCCTCCGGGCCCATCGCCGACTATTACAACCCTCACGCTGTCACCTCACGACCGCGTGTGGGGCGCTAGGTAAAGTTCGAGCTGGGTGTTAAGGTGCTCGATGGGAGCGTTGACGTATTCTGGCTTGCCCTCCGTGACGTCCTCGAGATATTCAACGTGGGACTTTATGGACGCGTAGTGGGATCTCTCCTGCGCCGCCAGAAATCCGAATATGGCCCCGTGCTCTGGGAGGAGTTTTTCCAGGTGCGTGTATAGCCTCTCTGAGGTTTTTTCACTGAGCAGGGCAACTCTCATAGCCTCTACGAGGTTGGCGACAGTGTCGACCCTGATCGAGTTTTCGGCGAAGGGTATCCCTTCGGGAACGGTGTAGTCGGTATCCCCAAAGAGCGTTTCGTGCAGCCTTAGAAGAGTCTCCTTGTGGGAGTTCTCAGCTTTAGCAAGGGTCTG
Protein-coding regions in this window:
- a CDS encoding GNAT family N-acetyltransferase; its protein translation is MEIVRVENPLSIKDELMSFVFSVYQSTGGAYPALEWVENKPSIDDFEGFKKVYEPFLEFRLGEEFDELYVGRKDGRVIGTVALVYNLEGKDVWWVPEEIKSERTGLIEFFMVDPTYKGKGYGSRLLEFAINRLGELGKDAYVITFPNLEAYSYYLRKGFEKVMDYKEFVVLKYKGQRRKL
- the hisG gene encoding ATP phosphoribosyltransferase — translated: MRFVLPKGRLFKGSLEILRKAGVELKPPETRELIVRNGRYELLLARAFDVPVYVEHGIDVGIAGSDVVEERGSDVLVPLELPFGKCRLSLAMPKENAVSVEEMDGFRIATKYPNLARKFFEKNGVEVEVIKLHGSIELAPKIGIADAIVDIVETGNTLRANGLVEVEKIMDVSALLLVNRISQKTKFEEINELVLKLKEVVRDGF
- a CDS encoding ferritin family protein, coding for MLGMNPISINKEKLSKREIAQALRWAIMAELDAINFYEQFAELIDDEAVKHTFLDVANEEKEHVGEFLALLLKLDPELGKYMKRGFEEVEEETGIKVEL
- the hisD gene encoding histidinol dehydrogenase, with product MDFELESYVAGILRDIRERGIEAVKEYSRKFDGYEGEFLVSEEEFEEAERLIPEKDKEIIKRTIERIRFYHEKQLENDKLYMKNASLYGIIYKPIRRIGIYVPGGKPLPSTLMMVGVPAKIAGVKEIAVTTPPKDGKINPYVLYVAKLLGIKEVYKLGGIQAIGAMAYGIGMKKVDKIFGPGNKFVNEAKRQVFGVVGIDSLAGPSEIAVIADESANKEYVLYDLLSQLEHGKDSKAWLLTTSRELAEYCSRDGIEVVLCESLEECAEKANEIAPEHLEIITENPMGLVDLIDNAGAIYLGEYTPVPAADYFLGVNHVLPTGGAAKFSGVLTVMDFMKRISLAYVSREEFLAERYLGIRLAEIEGLEIHKRSMEVRR
- a CDS encoding DOMON domain-containing protein; this translates as MKRTLLGLIFVFVVFLSGCIGGESTSTTSSSVSTATTLSEWKADGVIGENEYSHKLSLADGKFVVHWRNDGEYLYVALKGQTTGWVAIGFEPSVAMKDADMIFGWVQDGQIVVIDAYSTGTYGPHPPDGELGGTNDILAFAGKEENGYTVIEFKRKLDTGDQYDNAFKPGQKINFIFAMADSDSFTQKHNIARGNGELTLDEI
- the hisH gene encoding imidazole glycerol phosphate synthase subunit HisH, translating into MIAIVDLGIGNLANVRKALGGVITSDPYEIEKAEKIVLPGVGNFGAVMEKLEPLRGVILDAINDGKPFLGICLGLQLLFEWSEESRGKGLGVFEGNVVRFRGVRTPHIGWNQVWQKKECKLFEGIKDGAYFYFVHSYYAQPADEGIIAGVTDYKSKGNEVVFTSAVCRDNVFAVQFHPEKSSRNGLRLLANFRRL
- a CDS encoding ferritin family protein; its protein translation is MDELEALALALEVEKVELEFYLEMARNAKEERARKMFLFLAGEEAGHWDIFEEKFAEKLVEKCKLPAVDKDTLEKLTPKYEGELSEVKAVEIGMEQEKLTWEFYEKAAEEAKDENVRRIFRELAKVEKAHYELLKAQYDAVMKTGIWMDYQDFSLEVD
- the hisA gene encoding 1-(5-phosphoribosyl)-5-((5-phosphoribosylamino)methylideneamino)imidazole-4-carboxamide isomerase; protein product: MRIYPAIDLMGGKAVRLYKGQKEKVKVYGDPVEIASRFAELVDKIHVVDLDGAFTGKPQNLDVVKKIIEETGLKVQVGGGFRSYESIAKAYEIGAENVIIGTKAFDLEFLERITGDFNGITVSLDARGGKIAVKGWLEESSLKVGEAYEMLREYVDRFIYTAIERDGTLTGIESIERFWKDEEFIYAGGVSSVDDVLKLREVGFSGAIVGKALYESEVSLKELLEVLKC
- a CDS encoding ferritin family protein; its protein translation is MEITDKEVFEIAISSEIRAKEAYEKLASVIKSDIIRDEILFLAKEEDKHREIIEKMAEKFEGERTEPKKIEIDVMAEFKVIAEKMAEVIKKPDANIDEIYEIAMQAELVSEKLYKELAGYAATEKTRLILEMLADMERNHYNILRKQYDYIMRYPELYKEEFYDQLMKDINFNF
- a CDS encoding ATP phosphoribosyltransferase regulatory subunit → MKKDLFSESERLADITKYLRRTFELWGYREIFLPTIEEFSEELRKGTKFAYNNGFYVIKPDLTSQILANLKEPRKLKLYYISEVLNGGIRGKWQAGVEFIGGEDIKMQVEVLLTVITSLEALGIEDFYIDVGSLKVWESAVEGVEEFRAEIFRALTRRNFEIIERLPISEEKKEELWQLFNFRGKSCGYEKLNKIIEALDDRRVFIDFGTIRPLPYYSDVIFEVYSPKIGKPLGGGGEYVFKGTKAFGFAFDLNALSKLFDGKIEKSRKRIRGELKEAYKLAKELVKLGIPVEVEE
- the hisB gene encoding imidazoleglycerol-phosphate dehydratase HisB is translated as MRRKTKETDITVEIGVEGGIETGDRVFDHLLTALFFYMEQNVSIRASYDLRHHLWEDLGIVLGEELREKIRGKKIARFGNAVMPMDDALVLVAVDISRPYLNLELDVKESEEGFEVTLVREFLWALARTLNATIHVKQLAGINAHHIIEATFKGLGIALRQALRESERLESTKGVLW